The following coding sequences lie in one Nitratireductor mangrovi genomic window:
- a CDS encoding DMT family transporter — translation MSQTTSANMPTAALRGAAIMVAAGLAFAGLNVAVQWATVVAGASSPAVAFWQYCIALVLGAPLVWRGGVHILHTRHVGLHLVRVLLAAAGVQVWVYGLSVVPIWQAIALAMTSPFFVVAGAGLLLRERVDATRIAATVAGFAGAMVIIAPWSEAFTRHALLPILAAACWAGTSLITKYLTRLEPTAGITVYLLLLLTPVNALVWVGSGFDLPTSAAWGALLAAGALTALAQYLLTWAYASADAAYLQPFDDLKLPFNILAGWVVFGAAPTLGFWPGAALIVAASFYLMRREQLRS, via the coding sequence ATGAGCCAGACCACCTCTGCCAACATGCCTACGGCCGCTTTGCGCGGTGCTGCGATCATGGTCGCGGCCGGCCTCGCCTTCGCCGGGCTCAACGTTGCCGTGCAGTGGGCAACGGTCGTTGCCGGCGCGTCGTCGCCGGCTGTCGCCTTCTGGCAATATTGCATCGCTCTTGTTCTGGGCGCGCCGCTCGTCTGGCGCGGTGGCGTCCATATCCTGCACACGCGGCACGTCGGTCTTCACCTCGTGCGCGTTCTTCTTGCCGCCGCGGGGGTCCAGGTCTGGGTCTACGGGCTGTCCGTGGTGCCGATCTGGCAGGCGATCGCGCTGGCCATGACCTCACCCTTCTTCGTCGTCGCCGGCGCCGGACTGCTCCTGAGGGAGCGTGTCGATGCGACGCGCATCGCCGCCACCGTCGCCGGCTTTGCCGGGGCCATGGTTATCATCGCGCCGTGGTCGGAAGCATTCACCCGGCATGCGCTGCTGCCTATTCTGGCGGCTGCCTGCTGGGCCGGTACGTCCCTGATCACCAAATATCTGACCCGCCTTGAGCCCACGGCCGGCATCACCGTTTACCTGCTCTTGCTCCTGACGCCGGTCAACGCGCTGGTCTGGGTGGGGTCCGGCTTCGATCTTCCGACCAGTGCCGCATGGGGTGCGCTTCTTGCCGCCGGCGCATTGACCGCGCTGGCGCAATATCTGCTCACCTGGGCCTATGCGAGTGCGGATGCGGCCTATCTGCAGCCCTTCGACGACCTGAAGCTGCCCTTCAACATTCTCGCTGGCTGGGTGGTCTTCGGCGCCGCGCCGACGCTTGGCTTCTGGCCGGGTGCGGCGCTGATCGTCGCCGCTTCGTTCTATCTGATGCGGCGCGAGCAATTGCGGTCGTGA
- the phnF gene encoding phosphonate metabolism transcriptional regulator PhnF: protein MERRSGISLWRQIADQIRHGVGAGTLAEGGRLPPETALAARFGVNRHTVRNAIAALIDEGVLRAEQGRGTFVEERRRLKYPISARTRFSEGLRDQARDRRGHLLRESREAASGRVAEALDLADGAPVIRMETMSEADGRPVSRATSWFDAERFAGFADAFQELGSVTLAFKRYGVEDYFRQSTLVSARHADDDDLDDLGLAAGAIVLVTIAINVDIGGRPIQFSETRFAADRVELSVTPPA, encoded by the coding sequence ATGGAGCGTCGCAGCGGCATATCGCTGTGGCGCCAGATTGCCGACCAGATTCGACATGGCGTTGGAGCGGGCACACTGGCCGAAGGCGGGAGGCTGCCGCCCGAAACCGCGCTTGCCGCGCGCTTCGGCGTCAATCGGCACACTGTGCGCAACGCCATCGCCGCACTGATCGACGAAGGCGTGCTGCGCGCCGAGCAAGGCCGAGGCACTTTCGTCGAAGAGCGCAGACGGCTGAAATATCCGATCAGCGCACGCACCCGCTTTTCGGAAGGCCTGCGCGACCAGGCGCGCGACCGGCGCGGACATCTTCTGAGAGAGTCACGGGAAGCTGCCTCCGGCCGCGTTGCCGAGGCGCTCGATCTCGCCGACGGCGCGCCAGTCATCCGCATGGAAACCATGTCGGAAGCTGACGGACGGCCTGTCTCCCGGGCCACCAGCTGGTTCGACGCCGAGCGCTTCGCGGGCTTCGCCGATGCATTCCAGGAACTCGGCTCGGTGACGCTCGCGTTCAAACGCTATGGCGTCGAAGACTATTTTCGCCAGTCGACGCTGGTTTCGGCCCGCCACGCCGACGACGACGACCTCGACGATCTGGGGCTCGCGGCGGGCGCCATCGTACTGGTCACCATCGCGATCAATGTCGACATCGGCGGGCGGCCGATCCAGTTCTCGGAAACCCGCTTCGCCGCCGACCGTGTCGAGCTTTCCGTGACGCCACCGGCGTAA
- the phnG gene encoding phosphonate C-P lyase system protein PhnG, with the protein MRAGTNSALSDRGRAMALLARSDGDEIRRLWEASGLAVEVEPVRGPETGLVMLRGRMGGGGAAFNLGEATVTRATVRLVTGEVGHSYALGRDADKARIAATVDALWQRAEARAAVEERIVTPLAAAAAEADKRRRDETAATKVDFFTMVRGED; encoded by the coding sequence ATGAGAGCAGGCACGAACAGCGCTTTGAGCGACCGCGGGCGGGCGATGGCGCTGCTGGCACGCTCGGATGGCGACGAGATACGGCGGCTCTGGGAGGCATCCGGCCTCGCCGTCGAGGTGGAGCCGGTTCGTGGCCCGGAAACCGGCCTCGTCATGCTGCGTGGGCGCATGGGCGGTGGCGGCGCAGCCTTCAATCTGGGCGAGGCGACGGTGACGCGTGCCACCGTGCGGCTCGTCACCGGCGAGGTCGGGCATTCCTATGCCCTCGGTCGCGATGCCGACAAGGCACGCATCGCCGCGACGGTGGACGCGCTCTGGCAGCGCGCCGAGGCGCGTGCGGCGGTCGAGGAGCGGATCGTGACGCCACTGGCGGCAGCGGCGGCGGAAGCCGACAAGCGCCGCCGTGACGAGACCGCGGCCACGAAGGTCGACTTTTTCACCATGGTGCGCGGAGAGGATTGA
- the phnH gene encoding phosphonate C-P lyase system protein PhnH: MELSSRSIDGGFVEPVIAAQGVFRAVMDAMARPGTSGELPPLARPPAPLSPEAGAVALTLCDHDTPVWLDPPLSASEEVRAWLGFHTGAPLAFTPAEAHFALVSRPGELIALENFAQGSQEYPDRSATLILQTETLTGGEELVLTGPGIETSTTLAPQPLPRHFATQWRQNNSRFPRGIDLVLVAPGALACLPRTTRIAGKDA, from the coding sequence ATGGAACTTTCCAGCCGTTCGATCGATGGTGGCTTTGTAGAGCCGGTCATCGCCGCACAAGGCGTTTTCCGTGCCGTCATGGACGCCATGGCACGGCCCGGAACGTCGGGCGAGTTGCCGCCGCTGGCGCGGCCGCCGGCGCCGCTTTCGCCAGAAGCCGGTGCTGTGGCCCTGACGTTGTGTGATCACGATACGCCGGTCTGGCTCGACCCGCCGCTTTCCGCCAGCGAGGAGGTCAGGGCGTGGCTTGGTTTCCACACCGGCGCCCCTCTCGCCTTCACCCCTGCCGAGGCGCATTTCGCGCTGGTGTCGCGCCCGGGCGAACTGATCGCTCTCGAAAACTTCGCCCAGGGTTCGCAGGAATATCCCGATCGCTCGGCGACGCTGATTCTTCAGACGGAGACGCTGACGGGCGGCGAGGAGCTGGTGCTGACCGGTCCGGGTATCGAGACCAGCACCACGCTGGCGCCTCAGCCTCTGCCACGCCACTTCGCCACCCAGTGGCGCCAGAACAATTCGCGGTTCCCGCGCGGAATCGATCTTGTTCTGGTCGCGCCCGGCGCGCTCGCCTGCCTGCCGCGCACAACCCGCATCGCCGGAAAGGACGCATAG
- a CDS encoding carbon-phosphorus lyase complex subunit PhnI, which produces MYVAVKGGEAAIENAHRLLADRRRGERDVPALGLDQIVEQLALAVDRVMTEGSLYDRDLAALAVRQARGDLIEAIFLVRAYRTTLPRFGYARPVDTGAMLVERRVSATYKDLPGGQLLGPTFDYTHRLLDPQLASDVPVGEPARREADDEKMPRVSLILANEGLIEDDGALPDNRDPGDITREPPEFPMDRDLRLQALARGDEGFLLALAYSTQRGYARSHPFVGEIRIGEVEIELDVPELPFPVPLGRIRVTECQMVNQFKGSAKAPPQFTRGYGLVFGQSERKAMAMSLCDRALRAREFGEDVTAPAQHEEFVVSHSDNVQATGFVEHLKLPHYVDFQAELDLVRHLRAEFEQREKKDAGEQREAAE; this is translated from the coding sequence ATGTATGTCGCCGTTAAGGGCGGCGAGGCCGCCATCGAGAACGCGCACCGGCTGCTGGCCGATCGCCGCCGGGGCGAGCGCGACGTGCCCGCCCTCGGCCTCGACCAGATCGTCGAACAACTGGCGTTGGCCGTCGACCGCGTCATGACCGAAGGCTCGCTCTATGACCGGGACCTGGCTGCGCTCGCTGTGCGGCAGGCGCGGGGTGACCTGATCGAGGCGATCTTCCTCGTGCGCGCCTATCGCACCACGCTGCCGCGCTTCGGTTATGCAAGGCCGGTGGATACCGGTGCCATGCTGGTCGAGCGTCGCGTCTCGGCAACCTACAAGGATCTGCCGGGCGGCCAGTTGCTCGGCCCGACCTTCGACTACACCCATCGCCTGCTCGACCCACAGCTCGCGAGCGACGTGCCGGTGGGCGAGCCGGCGAGACGCGAAGCCGACGACGAAAAGATGCCGCGCGTGTCTTTGATCCTCGCCAACGAAGGATTGATCGAGGATGACGGCGCGCTGCCTGACAATCGCGACCCCGGAGACATTACGCGCGAACCGCCGGAGTTTCCGATGGATCGCGACCTGCGCCTGCAGGCGCTGGCTCGAGGCGACGAGGGCTTCCTTCTGGCGCTCGCCTATTCGACCCAGCGCGGCTATGCCCGCTCGCATCCCTTCGTCGGCGAAATAAGGATCGGCGAGGTCGAGATTGAGCTCGATGTGCCCGAATTGCCCTTTCCGGTACCGCTCGGGCGTATCCGTGTCACCGAGTGCCAGATGGTCAACCAGTTCAAGGGCTCGGCCAAGGCACCCCCCCAGTTCACGCGTGGCTATGGGCTCGTCTTCGGCCAGTCCGAGCGCAAGGCGATGGCGATGTCCCTGTGCGATCGTGCACTGCGTGCGCGCGAGTTCGGCGAGGATGTCACGGCGCCTGCGCAGCACGAAGAGTTCGTCGTCTCGCATTCAGACAATGTGCAGGCGACTGGCTTCGTCGAACATCTGAAGCTGCCGCACTATGTCGATTTCCAGGCCGAACTCGATCTCGTGCGCCACCTGCGCGCCGAGTTCGAGCAGCGTGAGAAAAAGGACGCCGGCGAACAGCGGGAGGCAGCAGAGTGA